From Gemmatimonadota bacterium, the proteins below share one genomic window:
- a CDS encoding FAD-binding oxidoreductase, translating into MPDEVLHSRLGSLVEGYAPASGEALAAHAVDGVVPSAVVAPDSVESLSATVKMASEQGYSVIPRGGGTKMDFGHPPSRADIVVSLARLNRIVSHEPADQTATVEAGITLAGLQAGLGERGQYLPLDPPHGDAGTLGGVLATNASGVLRTSFGTARDMVIGVRVVQADGMIVKSGGQVVKNVAGYDLNKLYIGSLGTLGILAEVNLKLQPLPAAGKMVIGCLPGISAAAECAFRVMDSEIMPSFLELADPVTRSLLARECGGGRGNGARGDDDGGDSDRIDRDFPLIAGMFGPEETVDWQIGECERLLRETGAAAVVRLDGDAYRRALASMRAFPAGRLVPPGMQSRVTCRASVTPDEVEALYRLADERCGRLSIGCGMLSHFASGHIAFVFYGERPFQEADFDGLAGVIEALRAHSEQQGAFVVEHAPAALKERVGVWGSARGNRHLMEMLKYRFDPKGTLNPGRFVDGI; encoded by the coding sequence ATGCCCGATGAGGTGCTGCACAGCAGACTCGGCTCCCTCGTGGAAGGCTATGCGCCCGCGAGCGGCGAAGCGCTGGCCGCCCATGCCGTGGACGGGGTCGTTCCCTCGGCCGTCGTGGCGCCGGACAGCGTGGAATCCCTCTCGGCCACCGTGAAAATGGCCTCGGAACAGGGTTACTCCGTGATTCCGCGGGGCGGCGGCACCAAGATGGACTTCGGCCATCCGCCCTCCCGGGCGGATATCGTGGTCTCCCTGGCGCGCCTGAACAGGATCGTTTCCCACGAACCCGCGGACCAGACGGCCACCGTCGAGGCGGGCATCACCCTGGCCGGGCTGCAGGCCGGCCTGGGCGAAAGGGGCCAGTATCTTCCCCTGGATCCGCCCCACGGCGACGCGGGCACCCTCGGAGGGGTACTCGCCACCAACGCTTCCGGCGTGTTGCGGACGTCCTTCGGCACGGCCCGGGACATGGTCATCGGGGTCCGGGTGGTCCAGGCGGACGGAATGATCGTCAAGTCCGGCGGGCAGGTCGTCAAGAACGTGGCGGGCTATGACCTGAACAAGCTGTACATCGGCTCCCTCGGCACGCTCGGCATACTGGCGGAGGTGAACCTCAAGCTCCAGCCCCTTCCGGCGGCGGGGAAGATGGTCATCGGGTGCCTGCCGGGCATATCGGCGGCGGCCGAATGTGCCTTCCGCGTCATGGATTCGGAGATCATGCCGTCCTTCCTGGAACTGGCCGATCCCGTAACCCGTTCCCTGCTGGCACGGGAGTGTGGCGGGGGGCGGGGCAACGGCGCCCGCGGCGACGATGACGGAGGCGACAGTGACCGGATCGATCGGGATTTTCCGCTCATCGCGGGCATGTTCGGTCCGGAAGAGACGGTCGACTGGCAGATCGGGGAGTGCGAACGGCTCCTGCGCGAGACGGGGGCGGCCGCCGTCGTTCGCCTGGACGGGGACGCGTACCGACGGGCCCTTGCATCGATGCGGGCGTTTCCCGCGGGCCGGCTCGTCCCCCCGGGCATGCAGTCCCGCGTGACCTGCCGCGCCAGCGTTACGCCGGACGAGGTGGAAGCGCTGTATCGGCTGGCGGATGAGCGCTGCGGGCGCCTGTCCATCGGCTGCGGCATGCTCTCCCATTTCGCCAGCGGTCACATCGCCTTCGTCTTCTACGGGGAAAGGCCCTTCCAGGAGGCGGATTTCGACGGTCTTGCGGGCGTGATCGAAGCATTGCGAGCCCATTCGGAACAACAGGGCGCCTTCGTCGTGGAACACGCCCCGGCTGCCCTGAAGGAACGGGTCGGCGTGTGGGGCTCGGCCCGCGGAAACCGGCACCTCATGGAGATGCTGAAATACCGTTTCGATCCGAAAGGCACCTTGAATCCCGGCCGGTTCGTGGACGGGATCTGA